TGACGGCAGTTTTCAGATGAATATGGCGGAAATGGGTACAGCCACAGAACAATGTCTTCCTATTAAAATACTGCTCTTCAATAACTCCTACCTGTCGCTGGTGAGACAGCTGCAGCATTTCTTATGCGGTAAGAGATACTGTGGAGTGGAATTTACCGGGAACCCTGATTTTGTACAGTTGGCTAACTCATATCCCGGAGCAGTAGGTTTACGGATCGAAAAGCCGGAGGATGTGGAGCCGGTGCTAAAAGAAGCTATTAACAACGGCAAACTGACGGTGATCGAATGCCGGGTAAGCGAGGAAGAGTTAGTTTATCCCGTTGTTCCGCCTGGCAGGAGCTTGGACGAGATGATACATTACCCAGTGGAAGAGGGAGGAACCAATGAATAAGCGAGTGTACATTTTTGATACTACTCTGCGGGACGGGGAACAGTCTCCAGGGGTGAGTTTAAATATTCAGGAGAAGTTGGAGATAGCACAGCAGCTGGCCCGGCTTGGGGTAGATGTAATTGAAGCAGGCTTTCCTATTGCTTCCCCCGGCGACTTCGAGGCTGTAAAAGCTGTTGCCCAGAAAATTAAAGGGCCAACAATTGCTGCCCTGGCCAGGATTTCTGAAAAAGATATTGACCGGGCCTGGGAAGCCGTTAAATATGCTGAAAAGCCCAGAATTCATACCTTTATTGCTACCTCAGATATTCATATGAAATATAAGCTGAAGATGAGCAGGGAAGAGGTATTGGAAGCCATTACCAGGGGTGTGCGGCATGCCAAGCAGTATACCGAAGATGTGGAATTTTCGCCTGAAGACGGTTCCCGCACCGATCTGGATTTCATGCTGAAAGTGGTGGAAACTGCTATTGCTGCCGGAGCCACAGTAATCAATATTCCTGACACTGTTGGCTACGCAACTCCCGATGAGTTTGGCAATTTTATCGGTGCCATCAAGAACAGGGTGCCCAATATGGACAAAGCAATCCTGAGCGTACACTGTCATAACGATCTGGGCCTGGCTGTTGCCAACTCCCTGGCAGCTGTCCAAAACGGGGCAGAGCAGGTGGAATGTGCTGTCAACGGCATTGGGGAAAGGGCCGGGAATACCGCGCTGGAGGAAATTGTAATGGCCCTTTTGACCCGGCAGGATTTTTACGGCATGGAATGCGGCATAACCACTGAGGAAATCTACCGCACCAGCAAACTGGTCAGCTCTTTGACCGGCATGCCCATTCAGTACAATAAAGCCATTGTAGGCAAGAATGCTTTTGCTCATGAATCAGGCATTCATCAGGACGGTGTTTTAAAAGAGCGCACCACCTATGAGATTATGAACCCGGCCAAGCTGGGAATTATTCAGAACAATATTGTTTTAGGCAAGCATTCGGGCCGCCACGCATTCAGGCAAAGGTTGGAGGAGTTGGGCTTTAAGCTCTCCGATGAAGAACTGGTCAAAGCATTTATCCGCTTTAAAAATCTGGCTGACCGCAAGAAGGAAATTACCGATAAAGACTTGGAAGCTATTGTGGAAGACGAGATCAGGGTTATTCCGGAAAAGTATACCCTGGAGTACATCCATATTTCCAGCGGCAACCGTATTGTGCCCACTGCTACCATCGGCCTGAGAAGCGATGAGGATTTGTCGGAAGAGGCTGCTTGCGGTGACGGTCCGGTAGACGCGGTCTTTAAGGCGATTGATAAGATCACCCAGTTGGGTGTTTGCCTGAAGCATTATAACCTTAGTGCCATTACCGGCGGCAAGGATGCCATGGGCGAAGTTACCGTGAAGGTGGAGTATGAAGGCAAGCCTTACGTCGGACGGGGTATCAGCACCGATATTATTGAAGCCAGCGCCCGGGCATATGTAAATGCTATAAATAAAATTGTTTATGAAACGGGAGAGAAAGCAGAGGAGTAACATAGCTTTCAGCTGTCAGCCTACGCTTAATCACTGAAAAAAGCTGAAAGCTGGCGGCTGAAGGCTGCTAGCTACATCAAAAAGAATAGCCTATGAGAGGAGATAATAGCATGGGAATGACCATTACGGAAAAGATCTTAGCCGCCCATGCGGGGGTAGACCATGTTGAGCCGGGGGAACTGATCAATGCCAAGCTTGATATTGTGTTAGGCAACGATATTACCGCGCCTGTGGCCATCAAAGAATTTGAAAAACTTGGCCTGGAGAAGGTATTTGATGCGGAGCGCATCTGCCTTGTCCCTGACCATTTCACTCCTAACAAAGATATTAAATCGGCGGAACAGGCCAAGATGCTCCGGGATTTTGCCAAAAAGCATAACCTCACCAACTACTTTGAAATCGGGAGAATGGGCGTAGAGCACTGTTTGCTCCCGGAGGCGGGGATCGTTGTTCCCGGCGATGTGATCATAGGTGCCGACTCCCACACCTGTACCTACGGCGCGCTGGGGGCATTTGCCACCGGCGTGGGCAGCACTGATATGGCTGCCGGCATGGCTACGGGGGAAGCCTGGTTCAAGGTGCCTGAATCCATCAAATTTATCTACTACGGCAGGCTCCAGCCCTATGTGGGAGGCAAGGATTTAATTCTCCATACCATTGGGGATATCGGTGTGGACGGGGCCAGGTATATGGCCATGGAGTTCACGGGGGAGGTAATCGCAAACCTCTCCATGGATAACCGCTTCACCATGGCCAACATGGCTATTGAAGCAGGAGGCAAAAACGGGATTATCGCTCCCGACGAAATAACGTTAAAATACGTGGAAGGCAGGGCAAAACGCCCCTGGAAATTCTTCCAGAGCGATCCCGATGCCAAGTATGCCCAAGTAATCGAGTATGATTGCTCCAAGATTGAGCCTCAGGTGGCTTTTCCCCACCTGCCGGAAAACACCAGGCCCATCAGCCAGGTAGGAAACGTGACTATCGATCAGGTAGTAATCGGTTCTTGCACCAACGGTCGCTTGGAGGATCTACGGGTTGCCGCCCAGATCCTGAAGGGGAAGAAAGTGCATAAGGAAATCCGCTTGATCATCATCCCCGGTACCCAGCACATTTACCGGGAAGCAATGCGGGAAGGGCTGTTTGAAATTTTCCTTGAAGCAGGAGCTGCCATCAGCACTCCTACCTGCGGGCCTTGCCTGGGCGGACACATGGGCATCCTGGCCAAAGGGGAAAGGGCTCTGGCCACTACCAACAGAAACTTTGTAGGCCGCATGGGCCATCCTGAAAGTGAAGTTTATCTTGCCAGCCCGGCTGTGGCCGCAGCCAGTGCTATTTTAGGGCGGATTGCTGCCCCTCAGGAGGTGGAGTAAATGCAGTTTCAAGGCAAAGCCTGGAAATTCGGCAATGACATCGATACGGACGTTATAATTCCGGCGAGGTACCTCAATACCTCTTCCCCGGAAGAGCTGGCCAAGCACTGCATGGAGGATGCGGACCCCGAGTTCAGCTCCAAAGTGCAAAGAGGAGATATTATCGTTGCCGGGAAAAACTTCGGCTGCGGCAGTTCCCGGGAGCATGCTCCTATTTCAATCAAAGCCAGCGGGGTAGCCTGCGTTATCGCCCATTCCTTTGCCCGGATTTTTTACCGCAACTCCATCAACATTGGACTGCCTATTTTTGAGTCGCCGGCTGCAGCCGAGGCTGTTTCCGCCGGTGATGAAATCTTGGTAGATGCAGAGAACGGTAAAATCACCAACCTGACTAAACAGGAAAGTTATCAGGCTAAGCCGTTCCCGCCTTTTATGCAGGAACTTATTTCGGCTGGCGGTCTGATGAATTATGTGGCAAAGAAGGTGAAGGGTCATGCATAAAATCGCAGTATTGCCGGGGGACGGCATTGGGGCGGAAATCGTCCCCCAGGCAGTTAAGGTTCTGGATACGATAAGCCGGAAGTATGGCTATAAATTTTCCTATACCGAAGGTTTAATCGGCGGCGCTGCAATTGATGCTGTGGGCAAGCCTCTGCCGGAGGAGACCCTTAAGCTCTGCCAGGAGAGCGAGGCTATCCTTTTAGGCGCTGTAGGAGGACCCAAGTGGGACCATCTGCCCGTGGCCATGCGCCCCGAAGCGGCAGCCTTGCTTCCGCTCCGCAAAGCCCTGGGGCTCTACGCTAATATCAGGCCGGCCTATTTGTACCCTGCTTTGGCTGAAGCTTCCACTCTGAAAAGGGAAGTAGTTTTAGGGACAGACCTGGTGACCATCAGGGAATTGACCGGCGGCCTATATTTCGGCGAGAAAAAGCGGGAAAAAACAGCCACAGGAGAAGTTGCCATGGACACTCTGGTTTACACTACAGAGGAAATAGAGCGCATCACCAGGTTGGCCTTTGAAGTGGCCCGCGCCAGAAGGAAAAAGGTAACTTCCGTTGATAAGGCCAATGTGCTGGAAAGCTCCAGGCTGTGGCGGGAAACCATCACCAGAGTCCACGAAGAGTTTCCTGATGTGGAGTTGGAACACATGTACGTGGATAACGCCGCCATGCAGCTGGTGCGCCGTCCAACCCAGTTTGATGTAATTGTGACGGAGAATATGTTCGGCGATATCCTGACCGACCAGGCGTCCATGCTTACCGGCTCCATCGGCATGCTGCCCTCAGCCAGCATTGGCGGCAAAGTGGCGTTGTATGAGCCATCCCATGGTTCAGCGCCTGACATTGCGGGGC
This region of Zhaonella formicivorans genomic DNA includes:
- a CDS encoding 2-isopropylmalate synthase, which produces MNKRVYIFDTTLRDGEQSPGVSLNIQEKLEIAQQLARLGVDVIEAGFPIASPGDFEAVKAVAQKIKGPTIAALARISEKDIDRAWEAVKYAEKPRIHTFIATSDIHMKYKLKMSREEVLEAITRGVRHAKQYTEDVEFSPEDGSRTDLDFMLKVVETAIAAGATVINIPDTVGYATPDEFGNFIGAIKNRVPNMDKAILSVHCHNDLGLAVANSLAAVQNGAEQVECAVNGIGERAGNTALEEIVMALLTRQDFYGMECGITTEEIYRTSKLVSSLTGMPIQYNKAIVGKNAFAHESGIHQDGVLKERTTYEIMNPAKLGIIQNNIVLGKHSGRHAFRQRLEELGFKLSDEELVKAFIRFKNLADRKKEITDKDLEAIVEDEIRVIPEKYTLEYIHISSGNRIVPTATIGLRSDEDLSEEAACGDGPVDAVFKAIDKITQLGVCLKHYNLSAITGGKDAMGEVTVKVEYEGKPYVGRGISTDIIEASARAYVNAINKIVYETGEKAEE
- the leuC gene encoding 3-isopropylmalate dehydratase large subunit — translated: MGMTITEKILAAHAGVDHVEPGELINAKLDIVLGNDITAPVAIKEFEKLGLEKVFDAERICLVPDHFTPNKDIKSAEQAKMLRDFAKKHNLTNYFEIGRMGVEHCLLPEAGIVVPGDVIIGADSHTCTYGALGAFATGVGSTDMAAGMATGEAWFKVPESIKFIYYGRLQPYVGGKDLILHTIGDIGVDGARYMAMEFTGEVIANLSMDNRFTMANMAIEAGGKNGIIAPDEITLKYVEGRAKRPWKFFQSDPDAKYAQVIEYDCSKIEPQVAFPHLPENTRPISQVGNVTIDQVVIGSCTNGRLEDLRVAAQILKGKKVHKEIRLIIIPGTQHIYREAMREGLFEIFLEAGAAISTPTCGPCLGGHMGILAKGERALATTNRNFVGRMGHPESEVYLASPAVAAASAILGRIAAPQEVE
- the leuD gene encoding 3-isopropylmalate dehydratase small subunit: MQFQGKAWKFGNDIDTDVIIPARYLNTSSPEELAKHCMEDADPEFSSKVQRGDIIVAGKNFGCGSSREHAPISIKASGVACVIAHSFARIFYRNSINIGLPIFESPAAAEAVSAGDEILVDAENGKITNLTKQESYQAKPFPPFMQELISAGGLMNYVAKKVKGHA
- the leuB gene encoding 3-isopropylmalate dehydrogenase; amino-acid sequence: MHKIAVLPGDGIGAEIVPQAVKVLDTISRKYGYKFSYTEGLIGGAAIDAVGKPLPEETLKLCQESEAILLGAVGGPKWDHLPVAMRPEAAALLPLRKALGLYANIRPAYLYPALAEASTLKREVVLGTDLVTIRELTGGLYFGEKKREKTATGEVAMDTLVYTTEEIERITRLAFEVARARRKKVTSVDKANVLESSRLWRETITRVHEEFPDVELEHMYVDNAAMQLVRRPTQFDVIVTENMFGDILTDQASMLTGSIGMLPSASIGGKVALYEPSHGSAPDIAGQNKANPLATILSAAMMLKYSFGYSEAAREIEQAVEKVLDLGYRTPDIMEEGKTLVDTVTMGDLVCRHLEDV